From a single Bacillus pumilus genomic region:
- the remB gene encoding extracellular matrix regulator RemB: MYIHLGDDCVVSTREIVAIVDYKMRSSSVVEEFLQKQEEQIVSLSQGTPKSIVVTNESVYYSPLSSSTLKKRASFVIEIEV, from the coding sequence TTGTATATCCATTTAGGTGATGATTGTGTTGTTTCTACACGAGAGATTGTCGCAATTGTTGATTACAAAATGAGGTCGTCTTCTGTTGTAGAAGAGTTTCTCCAAAAACAAGAAGAACAAATCGTTTCGTTATCACAAGGGACACCCAAATCCATCGTCGTCACAAATGAATCTGTTTATTACTCTCCTCTTTCCTCAAGCACGCTCAAAAAACGTGCTTCATTTGTGATTGAAATTGAAGTCTAA